In Quercus robur chromosome 10, dhQueRobu3.1, whole genome shotgun sequence, a genomic segment contains:
- the LOC126701571 gene encoding leucine-rich repeat receptor-like serine/threonine-protein kinase RGI4, which produces MPVNPWNTLFSFLTIVTISLLNPSVAFAVNPQGEALLSWKQSLNGSTVALSNWNPSDETPCGWSGITCNINKEVVELELRYLDLYGTVPTNLSSLVSLTKVVLSSTNLTGSIPTQIATLHELYYLDLSDNALTGEIPSEICNLLKLQEIHLNSNQLEGSIPVQIGNLASLKWLTLYDNQLNGEIPSSIGNLKNLQVIRAGGNKNLGGLIPREIGNCTELTMLGLAETSVSGFLPPSLGLLKKLETIAIYTTLLSGQIPPELGDCTALQNIYLYENSLTGSIPKSLGNLKSLRNLLVWQNSLVGAIPSELGNCKNLTVFDVSMNSLTGNIPESFGNLSALQELQLSMNQISGEIPAQLGNCTELTHIELDNNRIAGTIPPEIGNLPKLQLLFLWQNQLVGPIPSSISKCQNLEAVDLSQNGLTENIPQGIFELKKLNKLLLLSNDLSGEIPESIGNCSSLIRFRANGNKLTGPIPRQIGALENLDFLDLGSNRISGGVPAEISGCRNLTFLDLHSNLIAGEVPGELSHLVSLQYIDFSDNLIEGVLSPSLGSLSSLTKLILGKNKLSGTIPSQLGSLSKLQLLDLSSNELSGNIPASLGKIPALEIALNLSWNQLAGEIPVEFAGLDKLGVLDLSHNHLSGDLQYLADLQNLVVLNVSFNNFSGRVPNTSFFASLPLSVLAGNPSLCFAANDCNSENPKLSPKSRTRAEAARVAMIVLLCAACALLISALYIVVNSKKKGLGGAQDDPNADVEMGPPWEVTLYQKLDLSISDVAKSLTPGNILGRGRSGIVYKATIFPSNLMIAVKRFRSSEKLSASAFSSEIATLARIRHRNIVRLLGWGANRKTKLLFYDYLANGNLDTLLHEGCAGLVEWEIRLKIALGVAEGLAYLHHDCVPAILHRDVKAHNILLGDRYEACLADFGFARFVEDNNNSFSAIPQFAGSYGYIAPEYGCMLKITEKSDVYSFGVVLLEIITGKRPVDPSFPDGQHVIQWVRDHLKSKNDPVEILDPKLQGHPDTQIQEMLQALGISLLCTSNRAEDRPTMKDVAALLREIQHEPTIGNEGHKLNSNSLKKMEKPSYSISSSSVTPAQLLLLQGSSHCSFAYSSSSAGYISEHQ; this is translated from the exons ATGCCTGTAAATCCATGGAACACCCTCTTCTCTTTCCTAACAATTGTTACCATTTCCCTCTTGAACCCTTCTGTAGCTTTCGCCGTTAATCCACAAGGCGAAGCTCTTCTTTCATGGAAGCAAAGCCTAAATGGATCCACTGTGGCCTTGTCTAATTGGAACCCAAGTGATGAAACTCCATGTGGGTGGTCTGGAATCACTTGCAACATCAACAAGGAGGTTGTGGAATTGGAGTTAAGGTACTTGGATTTATATGGTACAGTTCCAACTAATCTCTCTTCATTGGTTTCATTAACCAAGGTTGTACTTTCTAGTACAAACCTCACGGGTTCAATCCCAACACAGATTGCTACACTACATGAACTGTATTACTTGGACTTGAGTGACAATGCGCTAACCGGCGAAATCCCATCTGAGATTTGCAACTTGCTTAAGCTCCAAGAAATCCACCTCAACTCAAACCAGCTAGAAGGCTCAATTCCGGTTCAAATTGGCAACCTCGCAAGCTTGAAATGGCTGACTCTCTATGACAACCAGCTCAATGGAGAAATACCCAGTTCCATAGGCAACTTGAAGAACCTCCAGGTGATAAGAGCCGGTGGAAACAAGAATCTCGGAGGCCTTATACCCCGAGAAATCGGGAATTGTACCGAGTTGACCATGTTAGGCCTAGCCGAAACAAGCGTCTCGGGTTTCCTTCCTCCGAGTCTCGGCCTCCTCAAGAAGCTCGAAACCATAGCCATCTACACAACTCTCCTCTCCGGCCAAATCCCACCTGAACTCGGCGACTGCACAGCCCTCCAAAACATCTACCTCTACGAAAACTCACTCACCGGTTCAATACCGAAAAGTCTCGGAAACCTGAAAAGCCTCCGAAATCTTCTGGTATGGCAGAACAGCTTGGTGGGTGCTATTCCATCAGAGCTTGGGAACTGCAAGAACTTAACGGTTTTCGACGTTTCGATGAACTCGCTAACCGGAAACATTCCGGAAAGTTTCGGAAACTTATCGGCTTTGCAGGAACTTCAGCTGAGCATGAATCAGATATCGGGCGAAATCCCAGCACAACTCGGAAACTGTACAGAGCTCACTCACATCGAGTTGGACAACAACCGTATCGCCGGTACGATACCACCCGAAATCGGAAACCTCCCGAAACTTCAGCTGCTTTTCTTGTGGCAAAACCAGCTGGTAGGTCCCATTCCATCTTCAATCTCCAAATGTCAGAATCTCGAAGCCGTTGATTTGTCCCAAAACGGTTTAACCGAAAACATTCCTCAAGGAATCTTCGAGCTCAAGAAGCTGAACAAGCTGTTGCTTCTCTCCAACGATTTATCGGGCGAGATACCGGAAAGTATCGGAAACTGTTCGTCTCTGATTCGGTTCCGAGCTAATGGAAACAAGCTTACGGGGCCGATACCGAGACAGATTGGCGCCTTGGAGAATCTGGATTTCTTGGATCTCGGATCGAATCGGATATCGGGTGGCGTGCCGGCCGAGATTTCGGGTTGCCGAAACTTGACGTTTCTCGATTTGCATTCGAATTTGATCGCCGGAGAGGTTCCCGGTGAGTTAAGCCACCTTGTTTCATTGCAGTATATTGACTTTTCGGATAACTTGATTGAAGGTGTTCTGAGTCCGAGTCTTGGATCGCTGAGTTCACTCACCAAACTCATTCTCGGGAAGAACAAGCTTTCTGGTACGATTCCGAGTCAACTCGGTTCGCTTTCGAAGTTACAGTTGTTAGATCTGAGTAGCAACGAACTGTCGGGGAATATTCCGGCGAGTCTGGGGAAGATTCCTGCGCTGGAGATTGCATTGAATCTGAGTTGGAACCAACTTGCCGGCGAGATTCCGGTGGAGTTCGCTGGGTTAGACAAGCTCGGAGTATTAGATCTCTCTCACAACCATCTCTCCGGCGATCTCCAATATCTCGCGGACCTTCAAAATCTCGTGGTCCTCAACGTCTCCTTCAATAACTTCTCAGGGCGCGTGCCGAACACTTCGTTCTTCGCCAGCCTCCCTCTCAGCGTCCTCGCCGGAAACCCCTCTCTCTGCTTCGCCGCGAACGATTGCAACTCAGAAAATCCCAAATTATCTCCAAAATCTCGTACACGCGCCGAGGCAGCGCGTGTGGCAATGATAGTTCTATTGTGCGCTGCTTGCGCTTTGCTCATCTCGGCGCTCTATATCGTGGTGAACTCAAAGAAGAAAGGCCTTGGTGGGGCCCAAGACGATCCcaatgctgatgtggaaatgGGCCCACCATGGGAAGTGACACTTTACCAGAAATTAGACCTGTCAATTTCCGATGTGGCAAAATCATTGACACCTGGCAACATATTGGGCCGAGGTCGATCTGGGATCGTTTACAAAGCCACAATATTCCCGTCAAACTTAATGATTGCCGTTAAAAGATTTCGGTCATCAGAAAAGTTGTCTGCATCGGCTTTTTCGTCCGAGATTGCCACACTGGCACGAATCCGACACCGAAATATCGTGCGGTTGTTAGGTTGGGGAGCTAATAGAAAAACGAAACTGCTTTTCTATGACTACTTGGCTAACGGTAATTTGGACACATTGTTACATGAGGGGTGCGCAGGATTAGTGGAGTGGGAGATTCGGCTCAAGATAGCATTAGGTGTGGCTGAAGGGCTTGCTTACTTGCATCATGATTGTGTGCCTGCTATCTTGCACCGGGATGTGAAGGCCCACAATATATTGTTAGGGGATAGGTATGAGGCTTGTTTGGCTGATTTTGGGTTTGCAAGGTTTGTAGAAGACAATAATAATTCATTCTCGGCTATTCCACAATTTGCTGGATCTTATGGCTATATTGCTCCTG AATATGGTTGTATGCTAAAGATCACAGAAAAAAGTGACGTATATAGCTTTGGGGTCGTTTTACTAGAGATCATAACCGGGAAAAGACCGGTGGATCCATCATTTCCTGATGGGCAACATGTGATTCAATGGGTACGTGACCACCTGAAGAGCAAGAATGACCCAGTTGAGATTCTAGACCCCAAGCTTCAAGGCCATCCAGACACCCAAATTCAAGAAATGTTACAGGCCTTAGGAATCTCCCTCCTATGTACAAGCAATCGTGCTGAAGATCGACCGACAATGAAAGATGTGGCAGCATTATTAAGAGAAATTCAACATGAGCCCACCATAGGAAATGAGGGCCACAAGCTGAATAGCAATTCATTGAAAAAGATGGAAAAGCCATCCTATTCAATTTCATCATCGTCGGTGACACCAGCTCAACTGCTACTCCTCCAAGGCTCTTCTCATTGCTCATTTGCTTATTCATCTTCCTCAGCTGGTTATATATCAGAACATCAATAG